The Helianthus annuus cultivar XRQ/B chromosome 11, HanXRQr2.0-SUNRISE, whole genome shotgun sequence region AGTAAATGTGACAATTTCAACCCATTTGACATGTATTTCTAACGGGTCAATTCAAAGAAAACATGCTACGAAGGAAAATGTTAAAAGTGGCTTAAAGTGTAATTTCAATATCTTCATACATATAACCGAGTATCCGACATCCCTTCACTCACAAAAAAGTAGAGTATTCATATGCATTTTTCTCTATCATATTTAACACATAATTCAAAAGAACTTTTTTACAAAAACTGAAcccaaaaaaaaaaggttttagaTCAATCCAATCTGACCAAGGCTGTTTCAAACTGtaccaaaaatatcagtttgaCCCGTTACCGACCCTGACCCTCCCAATTTGCCTCCATTAATGAAAACTAAAAGCAGTTGTATGGCACCCGTACACTTGTATTCCAGGCGTTCAGTAGATTTCAGTTTGTAACATATGTGAACAAATTTTAGGATAACCTTTAATCCAATCCATGGTCTACTCCTAGATTAAATCTCAACTTTGTACTTAGTACTTACAACTAACTTGATACTCAAATCGGTAACTAAGCATGAAGATTTTGGGATTAACCCAGGTGCCACCATCACATTGCATGGTCAATAACAATGTTCAGAAATCATATAAATAAATGTCACAATGGCTAACTTGATATTTTAAATAGACACAAGCAGCAGTTTAAACATTAAACTTATAGTTTAAAGGGTTAACAGAAAGAACCTGATACTCGAGCCAAGCTCTAACACACTTGGGCTTGCATGAATCTTCAAAGTACTTCTTCTGGTCAACTGGTTCCTCGTCCGCCCTATGATTAAAAGTATAAATTTGCACAAAATTTGAATCAAAGCTTCAAATTTTATAACATGTAGCTTGAAAATTTTCCCTATAAATTGTTGTGATCAACTATGATATCCCATAATGAAAATCATTTCAATATTTGGATTTCTTAATCAATATTGGATGACAAAAATGGTTTTCTTTTAGGTTTCCAATCTACAAAAAGCTACAGATCTACAAGGAGCTCGAAGAATTCAATCATATCATGCTCTAGTTGTAGCACCCAGCTAATAAAAGAAACCCTAGTTGTAGCACAATGGACGTAGGTCAGCCGACAGAACCACTTTAAATCCTCATGTCGTTTATTGCTTTCGTGTGTGTTCAGCCCTAACACGCATCATATGATGCAGTTGACCAGTGTTTGAACAAATTTGACCGTGATTGCATTGAGTTTGAGTATTTGAACAAATAGATTGAACAAATTTGACTAGAGATGATAAGGCTTGTCATTTTTTTATAGTGTTGACAAGTAAAACTTCATCCATAAATAACTTTTAGTGTATCTAATAACGAACATATCTACAACCAAGACTCCAAAATGTTATCATCTTCGTGTATGGTAATTCAAGCCTCTAAGCTATGGTTAATAATTTGTTAACCTAATCATCTATCTATCTACACAGGAGGATAAAAGTACCGTTAACAACATTTGTTAACCGCAAACCATCGGATCTCAGAAGCATGAGTATATGAAACTTGAAATTGAGCTGCGATTACTTACATAAGTAACTGAGAAATGCAATCAAGGAACTCAACGTCGTCCGATCTAAACAACCTGCACAAGCAACAAATTCGAAATGCAAACCATAAGTAGATGGTCGAAAGAATTGTAGATCTAAACACGATCGAATTTTCAGAAACCAACTTTGAGTTAGagttagggttagggttagggAAAAGAAGGCCGGTATACCGTCGTTCGTTGAAGGGATGGAAACTGCAGTCAACGGAAGTAATGAGTGGGTTTTATTTATGAACTTCAAAAGAGCCGACCCGAACTTATTTTATGGTATTTGGTATAATTAATTTAGAATATTCTATTTATCagaaatatttttatattttttatcgttatttttagtgtactttttttttttaatttttgtatttcgTTCGTGAAAAGATATGGGGAAACTCATATCCAATTCACAACCTGATTAGCTGGCCATGCTAAGTTGTATGCGGGGTTCACCCGTCACGTAGGATACACTCATACACCAGTACACAGGAGAAAGGGACGATGTGAAAGCAACGTGCAACCAATAACAGTATGCAAACCACTATACCACAAGATCTCCACTAATGGTTATCGCAGGAGAGACAAGAAGTGCATGTGACAACGACGTCTGACCAATCACGCGGCGCAAATTCACATCCTCCAAAACCTCCACCGGAAGAGACAACGATATCTTGAAAGCGGTGTGTGGCCAATGATATGTAGTGGACACTCACCCTCTGCAGTTAGTAGAGAGGTGACCAAATGGATATTCCTTATAGCGACGTTTGTCCAATCATAGCAGTGAAAATCATAAATTCAATTTATAATCAACAACAACGAATTGATTCTTGGTGATTCAAGCAATTGATTAAAGCGACCCGTGGTGATTCAGTAGGTAGAAACAACAATCTCACATAACCAACATCTAAGTTCATAGCCACGGTATCAAATTCAAGAATTACTGAATTAgggtaacaacaacaatcaagatTCACAAGTGTATCAACAAATCAACCATGGAGTGTCATTCAAAAATTTGTCTGGAAGCTTTATGAGGTGCGATACGGAAGGATTTTTATGTGTAAATTTGTTTGGATTGATACCGATGGAACCGGTAAGAAACAAGAAAACTCAGTTCCTATGGTCACTTTTTTCTTATGTTAATATGCTTTAAGTTAGGAGAACCACTTTTTGTTCTTAGGTTCCTTTATGATGTAATAGATAGAAGTTTAGTCAATAAGAAAGCTATGGTCCACAAATGAAAAACCAAATAACATACATACCATGTTCACTTTAGAATTTAGATTGGCCTTTAGAAAATTTTATGTTGGGATTTAGTAGAAGATGTTATTGTGCAATTGAGAATAAGGGCAATTGACATCATTCTTACCAACTGTTTTTTTTTacatgaacgaacatgaacatgaaaTTTGGTTCAATAAGTTAAACGAACTTCTcaccgaacagttcacgaactgttcgctgaacgttcggttcgtttatagTCCTACTTATACATGTATTAGAGGTACTTTGAGTCACATGTTTGATCACAACTTGCATCAAATTTTGAAATGTTTATCATTGTGAAGTACAAGTTGAGCATTATACAAGAAGGCTTTGATCTCATATGAAGCATCAATGAAACAAAGTTTCTAGATTTGCTCGTCACTTCTCTATGCGGTTATGAAGGTCCATACTCCATACAACTTTATACTATTGGATCTACTCGAATCACAAGGGTCAAACGTTTGGTACCTTATTACTTCATAAACAAAAGAAACCGCGTCTCATTTTCTTATCccgacaccaaaaaaaaaaagaaacaaaacaaGTGAATTGATGAAGATTAAACTTCACCATGGAGATGAGATGCTACTTATTAAGTACCAACTACACGACTACAGTACCAAGAAAGCTGATGCAGGTGAATTTACTTTAAGCAAACCAAGAACCAGTAAGCGAGATGTAATCCTAATGTCCTGAGAATCATCTCTTCTTTCACTTGAGTTTGTCAAATAGCTTCGGTGCAACCTGCCGAAACAAAAACAGAAACATGTTTTGGTCACAATTGTGTTATTTGAAATGGAACACGGGAACAAAGAATACAGGAAGATAAACTTACAGCTCGGTCAATACAATGCCAATAATCGAAGTATTGTCCAGTACAATGCTTTTCTCGAGTTTCGTCTCCTTCTATTCGTTTCACACATGCCTGTAAATTTCACTAGATTTGTATTAGATCAACCACAAAATTTGCAAAGTCGGGTTGGGCCAAGCGCCAACCTGCAATTTTTTTTTCACTTTAAAAATAATTAATGTGGTATTACAAAACAATATTATTACAATGATAATCTAGACTTTTTAATAACTGGACATGCGTTAGATCATAGTTAGGTTTTATAGAAGGTTTTTTTAATGGTATGAAGCATGAAATGTAGAAATTAAATAGAAAACTGATGACGCACAAGCAAAAGTAGATACACGACATCTGTGTCACGTATAAGGTGATTATTTTCTGACATGGCTATAGGAGTATATCACACAGAAAAATGCCTACTTCCATGATTTCTCATATTTTTTTCCTACGGTTACACCCTCTTTTAAATGTTTATAGCATATAACTACACACCACAATTTAATGCCCTATTTGAACTAGCCATTGCTGCTTTGAACTTCGCAAATAAACTCAAGTTATGAACTTAAGCACTCTACAATGTAAGAGCCTTCACATCCCATTCTCCATCTCTATCCATATCCTACTCACAAACACTTATTTTATGATTTTTTCTCTTTCTTATACATTGACAATAAATTATAGAGGTTTGCTTTTGTTTTCTCTATTATAGAGGATGGGATGGAGTGGTATTTTGGATGGTTTCTTTGAATTATACTTTAAATTCTAGAGAATAAGATAATATAGCGGGTTGGATGTGAATGTTCTAAAAACATACAAATATGCAAAGTTGATACTCAAGTAAAGGCCTAGTGCACCTGATACTCGATGAGAGGTCTAACACACTTGGGCTTGCTAGAATCTTCCAAGTACTTCTTTTGATCAACTGGTTCAACATCACCCCTTGAAAAAGGAACAAAACCAAACATCAAAAACACATATTATTTCACTAGATGAACATTGAAACTATGCAAGTATAAACCTTGTGTAACTTGAACACAAAAATATCCATACTAAGAGTACGGGAATCCATTTTGAGAATTACATAATTTCCAAAACTTGTTATTAGGGATGAGCGTTTAGTAcctggtaccggtaccgaaccgggtaCATTCGGTACCGATACCCACTTTCTCCGTTttttggtaccggtatttacaggtaaaacaccggtaaataccggtaccataCCGAATCGGTGTATCCGGTACCGGTACTAGTACCAATTTTCCCAATAATTTTCCGGTACCGGTACTTTCGGTACAGGTTCAGTACCTCATTTTTGACATGTATCATAAAAATTCCCAAAATTGCATCACTTCCAATTCTAGATGTTCAGCTGCATAACTAAACCATATGAATTACAATTATCCTAAATCCAAATTCTAGCTAGCATGCTAAAGGAACGGATCCAATTCGATAATTCTATCAACAAAACATAATTCATGAACACTTGACAAATATGGCTGTATTTGTATATGATTCTGTATACAATAAACCACAACCAGTGGTACTTACATTTTCTAACAAGCTCGTTTGCTGAAATAACCTGCAATGCATTATCAATAAAAAGTTTAATTCTTAATTGCAATTCGTACATCCAGCAGCGATGAAACTGAGATTTTATTATAGAAAATTGATTCATGATCCGTACCTTATTTGAAGAACGCAGGAGGAACCCTAAGATTGGAAGAGAAAACAGTTATATGTATTTGTTTGGGTGAAGGACCGATTCATATGGCAATGCTCATTGGTAGCGATAGATTGGGGAAAGCCAAATTATTCCTTACACAAGTTTAGAAAGGGCTTTTTACATATTTATCAACTAGGTTAAAGTTAAAGTGTctattacacgagttaaataaatgtaattttatatatttaataataaaaagttatatttttataaaccccgtatattgtacgggttaaataaatataattttatatatcaaataataaaaaaagttatatctttaaaaaccatgcgtattacacagattaaataaatgtaattttatatactaaatccTAAAAACaccgtatctttaaaaaacctgtgtataatcgggttgaataaatctaccaaataataaaaaaattacatccttaaaaaccccgtatgttacacgtgttgaatagatctaaaaaagagtcacacctttaaaaaccatgtgtattgcaaatattaaataaatgtaattttgtatattaaatgctaaaaatgtcgtatctttaaaaaacccgtgtatagtcgggttgaaaaatctaccaaacaataaaaaaaattatatccttaaaaaccccgtgtattacacgtgttaaataaatctaattttacatagcaaatgataataaaaacttcgtgtattacacgagttatataaatgtaactttgtatagtaaataataaaaagagttatatttttcaaaaccccgcattttacacgagttgaataaatataatttataataaaaaagttatatttttaataaattgggatagcatttaatattaatttattgttttaaaaatatgttaaattaacaatttagatttaagGATAATagtttattaaagtatgataaaatttaatattaatttattatttatttatttagttaatataagataagtatagatttgaggatactTTCAATAAATGACATGTGTCcaaaaattggtttcttttattatagtagatagattacaTATTTACCTCAAatcataaaatcaattacatattttccTTCCCTAACtgatatatattacatatttttcattttcattaGAATGACTCTTATTTATGACTATTTTACCATTAATAATAAACTAgtaaatgaatatttacatattttcccACTCTAACTAATATGTAAAAtcaaattacatatttacccaatttATGTATTATCACCCCAATTTTTCTATACTTCGCCGATGTTTACAATGATAAAAACATAAAACCAAAAAGTACGAAACATAATTTCCGTTcataataataaaaacataaattCCGCTCATAATAATTTTTGTCGTGAATGAAATTTCAATATAAAAACCGTCAAGTGTACCACATTAACACGTTACATAAGAGAGACAGACAAATGCAGTCAATGAAGCACACATCTACTACCTGGTAAGATGCTGTGATTATATATCCACATAAACAAAATAATATGATTCTTTTGAAGGAGCAAAAGCTAGGctcaagcttagaccagttcaaGCAAAAGTGTTATTCAAAGCATACGAAAACAACACATGGAGAGCAGCATAAAACATACTTGAAACAATACGAAGTTACTGAGAGCAACATATAACAGCGTTAAATCATATACAAAAAAGTTACGAGACCAAGTTAGTAATATGGAATCAGTAAACAAAAATTCTCGTATTTTGAAATATCCACAGCCAAAAGGGTAGCGCAAGCCAATATATGATTAAACTTGGAACATCAAATGAGAAACTGTTATCCCACAACCTGTACAAACAAGTAGCAAGTATACCAAATGGCAATTAGAGATGTTAGAAATAGTAGATAATTGAAGAATGAAACAAGAAACATGCCTAGTTTCTTCTAAACAAAAGTCATAACTATCATATCAATACCAACCTATCCAAACAGACCAAGTTGTTACCAGAAAGTCATAACTATCAAAACTTTAGATATCAAAGCAATAAACATGTGTAGTGTACCTTCTTCACTTAAACACAGATCGAAAGCAGAAACAAATATAATCAATCCAGACATAAACACCACCATTAACAGTGAATTTCACATACTATGCAACTAACACATACCAGTATCACATTGAGACCTAGTTAAACACACGATTGTAACTGAATGATTTCGAAAAAAAACTGATGAACATCACCAGTTATGAACGAACCAGCATCCTCATAATCGATTATAACTGAATAAAATCGATGAAGAAACAAAAATCACAAGCATAATCGATGAACAGATAGGATCAAACCAGTTATACTGAATAAAATCGATGAAGAAAAAAAACACACAAGCATAATCGATGATCAGATAGGATCAGTAATCGAACCAGTAAAATAGATGAAAAAAAACACGATACCTGAACAGATACGATCAGTAATCGAACAGATAGATAATCGATGAACCATAAGAATCGATGAACAGATAGATACCTGAAGTGAACGTCGACGTCGCTTTGGTGGGGGAGGAGAAGAAAGGTCGTGTGTAGGGGTTTGGAAGACAAATTGATTATACGAATGGGATTTACACGCAGGAGTAATTGAGGGTAGTTAGGTAATTTCTCAaaaaaaggggaaatatgtaattgattttatggtttggggaaatatgtaataaggagGCTTAGgatggggaaatatgtaaaagttCCTTAGAGAAAACTGCCTGAATATTCTCGAGTTTTTTTTCTCAAAAGGGTGTACTTAGAAAagttatttaccaaaatgggtagTTTCGAAAATATTTACTGAAATAGGTattttttaaaactaatttttCTCACTCCTAATCTTATTGGGTAAAGGTATTTTATATCTAAAACAATGTTTTTTTTAGATTgagttaaaaaaataagtttctaaCAAAGTTAAAAACATGTTGTTCAATCATAGATCAAGTTTTATGAAAAggtttttaatttctttttaatatAACCGTTTTCTTTTACTTTTATTAAAGCATTTTTTAATAGAAAGGTTTATATTCTTTCATAAAAATTCTATTAGTTTTttatgacgggggtagcccaagactaaataaaatgactaaatatgtaAACGCCCAAAAGGTTATAAGGTTCAATGGTTGGAAAAGCTGAGAAGATAAAGTAAAGCAATACGGGAACAGTAAATAAGTCACATCCCCAGACAGTCTCACCAACCACAGCCGTAAAAGCAACGCAGGTCCACAGAGCACATGCTATTctccaggggtcaaaaggcttcaacccccgaaagggtaagcccctcgcTGCAAGCTAGGTCACTAGTCAAATGAATGCCTCTTTGGGAGATGTCTCCTCCTATAtaattgacacttcatttactgagTTAGGACATTCCGATCAGACTTGTTTCCTTAAACTCTGGTCCTTCACATCGTGTACTTGCTTCATGCAAGTCGCTCTCGTTCACATCCAACTCACGTTTATTCTCTTTGTTTCTTCATCCTTTTCTGAACACGCTTCAGAATAGGATCTTCAAACAACAAAAAcgaactagtgaacctccttccacgtcttgcaaacgtggggggaccccacgacctgcgttaggcaaagttaaaccctttaacccttctgcCTAACCATCCTTGCTACTAcgtttggtctattatttgttgcttcaacaagttggcgcccaccgtggggctacgccgctatttctcctcaaaaagacctagtagtgtagctcttcTCTCTTGAAATCGCCATGTCTGAAAGTGGATCCCCGGGTGATGTGAATCAGGTACCAAACACTTCAACTCCGGGTAGCAGCCAAGCTCATGTGGCTATTCCAACCTCTTTCTCAACCccggggagcacacccgagtttcTTACCTTTAACACTCCAACTCCTTCTAGATCCGGAGTTCCTTCCCCTAATGTTGGCGTCACTGACACCCCAACACGtattgaacttacccccgagggagTTGCCAACAATTTCCTTGAGTTGAGGTCTCTCCTCAACCAGTATGTGAACAAAGAGAAGGATAAGGGAATAAGGATTCGTCTAGACTATGATGAACCTGAGCCAACGCTGTCTCCCGGACCTCCCATTCCACCTTTTACAGCCAGGAATGAAGCCGGTCCCAGTAACCCATCAAACCCTGTTCCATATTTGTCTACAATGGCAAACCCCACAACACGTCCCATTTTTTCATCTCAGCCGGTCATGAGTGGTGCCCCTCTGGGTCATGAGCTGACCCTAGATCAGCTCCTACAGTCCCCGGTAACAAGCTTTCCAGCTTCTACAGCAACCTCATGGGAGCAAGCCCTGTCCGTGCTTCCATTGGCACGGAGTGCAGTTATGAGCACCCCTCTTGGAGTTAGCTACCCAGTTGCATCCAGAAGCCTCCAAGGCTTCAACCCTATGTCCCagatgatgacccagatgatggccagcttcccgtggcaacacttcatcaatcaagtgctagccactcagGGGAACAACAATGGTAATAATAATGTGGGTACAAGGGTCGAAGAAGACTTGGCCAAACCCTataagccaagtaacctttcatgcttctcacagcaaatagccgattatgattttcaaacaaagatcaagatgtcgtcccacatcagaacgtatgatgggtcTGAGGACCCAGAGGACCATCTTCAAATCTTCACCGGTGCAGCAAGGATTGAGAAgtggtcaaatgctgaatgttgtctaatgttcatgcaaacccttctCGGATCTGCCAGGATCTGGTTCAACGATTTACCTGCTCGAAGCATTCGAAACTTCGATGACCTTAGCAAGGGTTTTCTGGCCAACTTCTCGCAGCAGAGGCGATATATCAAAGATGCGACAGtcatttttcaaataaaacaacgtgaCAATGAAAGTCTTCGCGAGTTTATTGAACGATACAAGAAGGAAAGTCTGACCTATGCAGGGGCAGATGAAAAAATGAGGGTAGCCGGGTTCATGAACGCTATCACCTCGAAATAtctcacaagagatttcaacaaGTCCCTGCCCAAGACCTTGGAAGAAGCTCTCGAAAGGGCAGAAGCCCATATTCGGGGAGAGGAGGCGGTTGACATtaaagaacaaaggaaaagagggtcTAGCTGGCGAAGTAATAGCCCAGTCAGAAAAAGAGGGAACTATAGCTCCTATGACAGACGACAGAAGGGTTCAgaccatcgaaggtctgaagTCCGGAACCCTCCAACCAGGGAGAAAGGCATGAGCTTCACCCCCTCACAAAAACTCCCCAAGAAATCCTTGCAACAGAAGAAGTCAAGCAGAACTTTAGgcctcctaggcctctccccaaaagcaggaAAAATGAGAACTCTGCATAGTTCTGTGagtttcatgaagaaaagggtcACCACACCAACAATTGCTTCCAGCTCAAGAAAAGAATcgaagaggctgttaagtccgGGGAACTCGCTCGTTTGGTAAAAGGGGTTCgggacaaaatggctgaaggaaagggaaaggaagtcaatatggtggactctgatgaaaaggttcctcaTAAAAGGCatcggttggaagcttgggagcttcaatgTGTTTGCTTCCCCCCAACAGAAAAAGGCCCCCTTTCAGGCCCTCTCGTTGTAGAAGCTACTATTGGAACATTGAAAACATATagggcatacatagacacgggggcagccactgaaatcatgttcgagaaaTTCTTTAACCGTTTAAGTAATGAAGAGCgatcaaggcttcaaccctccagaacctccataaaaggtattgctGATATCCCCCTCAAGCCTTTAGGGCAACTGACACTGAATGTTCGTTTCAGCGAAGGTCAGAAGGAACGAGTCCAGCCactcacctttgtggttatcaacataccTTCAAACTATGATGTGATCATAGGAAGACCGGGACAATGTACCTTCTACATGGCCGTGTCCATTGGACATGGCACGGTAAAATTCCCAACTGAGAgggggatagcaacccttcaaccctctcaagAGGCATACATGGTTGAAGGCGAAAGTCCTAGAagtgaagaagacaagcaaaggcttatcataaatcctaagtaccctgaacaaagaataagggtcaaTCCAAGCCTTTCACAGGAAACTCTCTCTTATCTGGAGAAATTGTTGACACATTACAGCGATGTCTTCGCTTGGTGTCTAGAAGACATGACAGGAATCCCCCGAGACATTGCTGAGCATGAGTTAAGAATACCACCCGATGTTAAACCcgtggtccaaaagaaaagaagcctaGCACCCGAAAGAAGCCTGGCTGCTTGTCAGGAGGTTGAGAAGCTCGTATCGGCTgacattctccgagaagtcaagtaccaatcatgggttgcaaacccagtTATGGTCAAGAAACTAGACAACTcctggagaatgtgcatagacttcaaAGATCTTAACAAAGCTTGTCTTAAGGACTGCTATCCATTACTGGAAATCGACCTCAAGGTTGACTCGCTCACCAGTTAccctttcaaatgctttcttgatgcttACAAAGGATATCATCAAATACTCATGAAAGAGGAAGACGAAGAGAAGACGGCGTTCCACACTGATAAAGGAATCTTCTGTTACAAGAAGATGCCCTTTGGACTCAAGAACGCTGGAGCAACCTACCAACGTCTGGTGGACAAAGCTTTTGCAAACCAAATTGGCAAAAACATGGAAGCCTATGTCGATGACTTGGTAATCAAAAGCAAGACGAAATATCAAATGCTTGACGacatccaagaaactttcaaaaatctcagaaaggttaacatgaaacttaaccccgaaaaatgctcatttggattcgaagaaggaaaattcctgggtcacattgtcggaaaacaaagcatcaaggccaacccaAACAAAGTAAAAGTTGTCCTCGAAGCCAAGCCGCCAAAAACCAAAaaagaggttgaaagcttaaacgggaaaCTTGCTGCCTTTAAGCGTTTCACCTCCAAGCTGGCTGAAAGGTCCCTACCCTTCTACAAAACACTAAAAAATTGTTCTGATAAGAAGGATTTCAAGTGGACTGAGGAAGCTGAGGAATCCTTCAACCAAATGAAACAACATCTTGCTTCCTTGCCAGACATTGCAGCTCCAGAAACGGGAAAGTTAATTTCAGTCTATCTATCGGTTGCTGAAGAGGCTATAAGTGCAGTCCTTACCATCGAACGAAACACGGCTCAGGTACCTGTTTACttcttcagcaaaactttaaaattggCTGAGACCAAATACCCTCCCCTTGAAAAGCTTgccctagccctagttcaaacagctagaaggcttaggaggtatttccaagcacatcctatacaagtggtcactgaccaacctattaaaaatgtgcttgaaaaacctgagaactcaggaaggttggcaaaatgggcgGTGGAGCTAggtgaacacaacatcacctatgtcccacgaaaagctATCAAAGCCCAGGTCTTGGCCGACTTCATTGTGGAAGTCCCAAACCAAATAATTAACGAAGTAAACACTACCACCGCTGAACCCTTCAACCCTGAAGCTTGGAAGCTCTTCACCAATggagcttcaagcgttgaagggtcaggggctgggctAGTTTTAATCAACCCCGAAGGGttggaattcacatatgctctttgttttgattttcagaccaccaataacgaggctgaatacgaagcactgatcGCCGGTTTAAGGCTGGCCAAAGAGATGAAAGTCCAAAAGCTTAAAGTGTTCACAGACTCATTACTAGTCTCGAGCCAAGTTAACGATAGCTATGTTGCCAAAGAACCCAACATGAGAAGATATAAGGAAAAATCCAAGGAGTTGATGAATACCTTCCAAACATGCAGTATCAAACAAATTCccagatcccaaaacaaaaaggcggATGCCTTAAGTAAGCTAGCATCTCTCACCTTTGCCCACCTC contains the following coding sequences:
- the LOC110890316 gene encoding cytochrome b-c1 complex subunit 6 — its product is MGDVEPVDQKKYLEDSSKPKCVRPLIEYQACVKRIEGDETREKHCTGQYFDYWHCIDRAVAPKLFDKLK